From the genome of Bradyrhizobium sp. ORS 278:
CGAAGGGGAGATCGCGGGATGGCCAAGGCGGTGCGCGTGCACAAGGTGGGTGGGCCGGAGGCGCTCGTCTACGAGCCGGTCGATCTGGCCGCCCCCGGGCCGGGCGAGGTCCGCATCCGCCAGCATGCGATCGGCCTGAACTTCATCGACGTGTATTATCGCACCGGCCTGTACAAGGCGCCTGGTCTTCCATTCGTGGCCGGCAACGAGGCGGCGGGCGAGGTGATCGCGGTCGGCCCCGGCGTGACGCACTTCCATCCCAGCGACCGCGTCGCCTACTACGAAAATCTGGGCGGCTACGCCACCGAGCGCAACATCGGCTGGCAGCGCCTGGTCAAGCTGCCCGACCACATCACCTATGAACAGGGCGCCGTGCTGATGCTCAAGGGGTTGACCGTGTGGTACCTGCTGCACAAGACCTTCAAGGTCGAACCGCATCATCGTGTACTGATCCACGCCGCCGCCGGCGGCATCGGCCTCTTGGCCTGCCAATGGGCGCGCGCGCTCGGCGCGCATGTGATCGGCACCGTCGGCTCCAAGGCCAAGGCCGATCTCGCGCTCGCCAATGGCTGCGATCACGTCATCCTCTACAATGAAGAGGATTTCGTCGCGCGGGTGAAGCAGATCAGCCGCGGGGAAGGATGCGACGTGGTCTATGACGGCGTCGGCAAGTCGACCTTCCCGGGATCGCTGTCCTGCCTCAAGCCGCGCGGCCTGTTCGTCAGCTTCGGCAACGCCTCGGGTCCGGTACCACCATTCTCGATCGCCGAGTTGAACAGCCACGGCTCGCTGTTCGCGACCCGGCCGAAGCTCAACGACTATGTCGGCAAGCGCTCGGAACTGCTGGAAGGCGCGGACACGCTGTTCTCCGCGGTGATCAGCGGCAAGCTACACGTGCCGATCAATCACGCCTACGCGCTGAAGGACGCCGCGCGCGCCCATGCCGATCTCGAGAGCCGCGCCACCACGGGCGCGTCGATCCTGAAGCCGTGATGCGCGAGGCCGTGGCTCAAGCCTCGTCGCGGAGGGCGGCCTCGTCGCCGGCCGCCCGGCTCCAGAACACCTGATCCGTCTGGGCCGCCATGGCCGGCTCGATCCGCGCCGGCGCGAGGCTATCCTCTCCGCGGCGCCAGGCGCTCTCGCGCTTGGGATCCTCGAGCGCCAGTGCAAGCCCCTGGTTCAGCTCATAGAGCCCCGAGGCGAGTCCTGCCGAATCCAGCGCCGCCCGAAGCGAATCCTGCACCAGGCTGCGCAGCGCGACATGCGGCGCCGAGACCGGCACCTCGACATCCCGCCCGGCCATCGCCTGCGCGCAGGCGCGACGATCGAACGAGGCATGCCCGCGACAGGCGAGCGGGCGCACCGCATGAATGATGCAGCCGCCGCGGACCACGAATGGACAGGGCTGGCGCAGCGCCATCCGCTCGGTCTCGCCGAGGCCACGTGTGGTGCGATTGGCCAGTTTGACTCGGCGCGCCAGCGAGCCGAGCGCCGTGGCCGCCATGCGCGTGTCGATCTGGCGGATGTAGCGGGCGAGCAGAAAGATTTCGGGTGCGGTGGCCGTGACCCGCAGCGCGCAGCATGAGGGACAGCCCTTGGCGCAGGCGAGTGCCGGCAGATGCGCCGTCTGCGCATCGATGTTGGCTTCGAACAGATCGAAGGCCCGATCGGCCAGCGTGTCCGCCAGGTTCGGCCCGGCGGTCGAGGCAACAAGCGCAGCGAAACTGCGCTGCAGTTCACGAAAGGCCGCGTCGCTCATCCCCATCCTCCGCCATTGCCGTGACGATGAACGCCAGCGGCCGCGGCGCACCCGGCGCGCCGCGGTCGACAGGAATGAGGCGGAGAGGACGCTCACCGCCTCATTCGAAACGAGCCTCGATCAGGCCGCGACGTCCTTGAGGATCGCCTCGAAGCAGGGGCGGGGAATGCGGAAGAAGCCGCGGCCGCCGGCGAACGTCTGATAATGCGGACGGGCGACGTCCAGCAGCCGCTCGTACCACTGGTTGGCGGTCAGGCCGGCGGGCTTCTCGCCGATCATGTTGATGTCGGAATTCGGGAAGAAGCGGACGTGGATCAACACTTCTTCAGTGGCGGCAGCGGGGGCGATGTGGCTGCGCGTGTCCTCGACGGGCAGCACCCGCGCCAGATTGTCTCTCGCCATATTTGCATCTCCTTCTTGCGTGCCGACGTCGTTGTCGGCGGGATGATCATCAGCTTGGTCCGGCAAGCCTCGTCCCTGACGAGCTGATCACATCCCGTACGACGCTATATCCCGTGAGATACAACGTCATGCATCGGATCGCAGGTGTTTGGCCCCGCCAAGATCGTTGTTCCAAGGGGTATTTGTCTTTGATCTGGGTCAATCGGCTGGAAAGCCGCTGAGGATGTCGGTAGACTTCGGCGTCATGACTCCTGTGCGCATTGGCATCTTCTGCCCCTACGACAATCACGGCCACGGCCATGCCGCGGCCATTCAGGCCGAAACCGATCTGGTGCTCAAGGCTGAGGCACTCGCCTTCGACGAGGCCTGGATCTCGGAGCATCATTTCGACGCCGGCAGCTCGAGCCCGTCGATCTCTCCGCTGCTCGGCTATCTCGCCGCGCGAACCTCAAGGATCCGTCTGGGCACGGCGGCCGTGCTGCTGCCGTTCCGCCGGCCCATCGAGGTCGCCGAGGACATCGCCACGATCGACATCCTGAGCAATGGGCGGCTTGATTTCGGCGTCGCGCGCGGCGGGCCGTTTCCGGAGCAGAACCGGAATTTCGGAGTGCCGCCCGAGGAGACGCGCCCGCGCATGCTCGAGGCGCTGCATCTGATCCAACGTCTACTGACGGAGGACGAGGTCTCGCACCACGGCCATTACTTTCGGGTCGATCGTCTCAGGCTGACGCCGCGCCCGCTGCAGCAGCCGGTTCCGACCTGGATCGCATCGGCCAGCGATGTCGCGCTCGATGACGCGGCCGCGCATGGTCATGGGCTGATGGCCGGGCTGACCTCGACGATCGATGACGTCAGACAGATGCTGCGAAGCTATCAGGCACGGCGCCCCGGCGCCGATCCGCGCCTTGCGGTGTCGCGCTTCTATTGCAGCGCTCGGACGCGGGAGGCGGCCATGACCGAGGCGGCCCCGTTCCTGCAACAATTCTTCGATCGCCGCCGCCGGCTGTCCGCCGCTCCCGGCGCCGAAGTGCCGCCGACCAACGTCGACGGCTTCCTCGCGCGCTCACTGATCGGCAGCCATGACGAGGTCCGCGCCAAGCTCGTCGAGCTCGCCACGGCTGGCCCGCGCAGCGTGCTGCTGGTCCCGACCAGCACCGACGCGCTGCGCCGCTGCGAGCTGCTCGAAACGTTCCGCACCCACGTCCTGGAGGGGCGGCCCGGCTGACGCGGCACCGCCGCTTTGGACCAGCCTGCTCAGGCCACGCAGCGCGCCGCGCCGGTCTTGGTCAGGATGCCATCCAGCATCTCGATCATCGCCGCGATCTCGTCGCGCGTGACGTTGAGCGCCGGCATGAAGCGCAGCGTATCCGGCCGGGGCGCGTTCAAGAGCAGGCCGAGTTCGAATGCATGCGCCACGATCGAGGGAGCGATCGGCCTGACGACGTCGAGCGCCAGCAGCAGGCCGTGACCGCGCACCTGGCCCAGGCCGTGCCGCGCCGACAAACGCTGCAGCTCGCT
Proteins encoded in this window:
- a CDS encoding quinone oxidoreductase: MAKAVRVHKVGGPEALVYEPVDLAAPGPGEVRIRQHAIGLNFIDVYYRTGLYKAPGLPFVAGNEAAGEVIAVGPGVTHFHPSDRVAYYENLGGYATERNIGWQRLVKLPDHITYEQGAVLMLKGLTVWYLLHKTFKVEPHHRVLIHAAAGGIGLLACQWARALGAHVIGTVGSKAKADLALANGCDHVILYNEEDFVARVKQISRGEGCDVVYDGVGKSTFPGSLSCLKPRGLFVSFGNASGPVPPFSIAELNSHGSLFATRPKLNDYVGKRSELLEGADTLFSAVISGKLHVPINHAYALKDAARAHADLESRATTGASILKP
- a CDS encoding LLM class flavin-dependent oxidoreductase, yielding MSVDFGVMTPVRIGIFCPYDNHGHGHAAAIQAETDLVLKAEALAFDEAWISEHHFDAGSSSPSISPLLGYLAARTSRIRLGTAAVLLPFRRPIEVAEDIATIDILSNGRLDFGVARGGPFPEQNRNFGVPPEETRPRMLEALHLIQRLLTEDEVSHHGHYFRVDRLRLTPRPLQQPVPTWIASASDVALDDAAAHGHGLMAGLTSTIDDVRQMLRSYQARRPGADPRLAVSRFYCSARTREAAMTEAAPFLQQFFDRRRRLSAAPGAEVPPTNVDGFLARSLIGSHDEVRAKLVELATAGPRSVLLVPTSTDALRRCELLETFRTHVLEGRPG